One window of the Equus caballus isolate H_3958 breed thoroughbred chromosome 2, TB-T2T, whole genome shotgun sequence genome contains the following:
- the GNRH1 gene encoding progonadoliberin-1 isoform X1: MFLRMEPIPKLLAGLILLTLCVVGCSSQHWSYGLRPGGKRNADNLIDSFQEIAKEVNQPAEPQRFECTVHQPRSPLRDLKGALESLIEEETGQKKI; encoded by the exons ATGTTCCTTAGAATGGAGCCGATTCCCAAACTTCTAGCTGGACTTATTCTGCTGACTTTATGTGTGGTGGGCTGCTCCAGCCAACACTGGTCCTATGGATTGCGccctggaggaaagagaaatgctGACAATTTGATTGATTCTTTCCAAGAG ATAGCCAAAGAGGTTAATCAACCAGCAGAACCTCAGCGCTTCGAATGCACGGTTCACCAGCCCCGCTCTCCCCTCAGGGACCTCAAAGGAGCTCTG GAAAGCCTGATTGAAGAGGAAACTGGGCAGAAGAAGATTTAA
- the GNRH1 gene encoding progonadoliberin-1 isoform X2, which translates to MEPIPKLLAGLILLTLCVVGCSSQHWSYGLRPGGKRNADNLIDSFQEIAKEVNQPAEPQRFECTVHQPRSPLRDLKGALESLIEEETGQKKI; encoded by the exons ATGGAGCCGATTCCCAAACTTCTAGCTGGACTTATTCTGCTGACTTTATGTGTGGTGGGCTGCTCCAGCCAACACTGGTCCTATGGATTGCGccctggaggaaagagaaatgctGACAATTTGATTGATTCTTTCCAAGAG ATAGCCAAAGAGGTTAATCAACCAGCAGAACCTCAGCGCTTCGAATGCACGGTTCACCAGCCCCGCTCTCCCCTCAGGGACCTCAAAGGAGCTCTG GAAAGCCTGATTGAAGAGGAAACTGGGCAGAAGAAGATTTAA